TATGCCTTGCCGTGGGTGAAAAACGTAGATGTGCGTTATTCATTTTTACATTATGAGTCGAAGTTTGAAAATGCAAACCTAGGTGAAAAAATAAATGGTTTAACTCGGAAAGATTGGGACCAGCACCGAGTATTTATTAATTACCATTATACATTTTAAGATCGGGCTAAACGTTTAGTTTAGCTTTATTATTTTTATTAATTTAAGGCTTTAAATAGATTAACTTTTGAGTTTAATTAAAATATAAATTTATATTTAAAATTTTTATAATATTTTATTTAAATTGAATTGACCTGTTAAAAACTTATGATTATTATGGTCCCGCTGGCCTACATTGCCAGTCGGTTTTAGCAGACCGTAGATCCATGGCGGGTTATAGTTCCACTATAAGTCGTTAGACCCTTGCGTCCCTTTTCTTTGCGGTAGGACGGGAGGGGGACGCGCTCGCGCGTGCTGGTTCCTTGGATCCCAGTCTGCTAACCCCCTTTCGTTCTACCACCATAATCAATTGACGGTGATTTTTGGTGGTAGAGCTCCATAAATTTTCAGGAGTTAACCATGACCTTTTTTAAATTAATCCTCTATCCTCTCTCATAATTTTATTTATTTAAAATTTAGATTTTCTATTATCTAAAGTTTTAAATTTATAAATTATTTTTATTTTAAAATTTAAATCATTTTATTTTATTGCTTTTATAGGCGGGTTAACTATTGCCTTTAAAAATGATTTTAAACTTTAAATATAGCGGTTTATTTTTTCTCATTGATATATCCCCAATCATTACGAGAATAATATGAAATTTTATAAAACTATTTTGGTTTTAGGCTTGATGATCGGCGATTACAGCGTTTCGGGTTGTGGCCTCCGCACGCAGCAGGAGTTTGAAAAAATTTGCCTGTCGGGTGGGCACACCCAAGCCAGTTGCGACTGTATTTACCAGCGGCTTGAACAAGTGTATTCGCCTAAGCTCATGCAACGTCTAGAACATGTCAGTTTGCAAAGTCCTGTTCTCCCACAGGACTTTGCCCCTACTTTTTTTAGTGTGATGCGGCGGTGCGATAAAGAAGACATGGGCTAAGCGTTTGGCTTAGCTCCCTTATCTCTGTGTCGCAATGGTGGATTACTTTAAATCAGCGCAAAAAATTAAAGTTCTGTTGTGGCACGGGGGCCTTGGAAAGCTATATTATTTATATTTAAAAATATATTAAAAAATCAATATCTTATGTAAATTTTCATTCTTATTTACTTCTCCTGTAATAATAGAAAATAAATTTAAAAAATACTGAAACTTAGACTTTTCAAAAAGATAAAAGAGTATTTGATGAACTAGAAAATATCTTTATAAATTGTGGCATTTGTTTGTAAAACCTTGATCATCCTTTTTGTCCTCTTGAAGATAAACAGTTTTATCTTTAATACAAAACCCAAAGGTTTGTAAGACTGTTCCTTCTTTTGTCACTATTAAATAATAGGCATGATTATCTAGAATATTTTTCTTTTTATAATCTTCAATTGAGATTTTCTTAAACCCTTCATAATCTTGATATTTAAGAATATTTTTATAAGTTAAACCATCTTTCTCAAACTCTTCTAAACTATTAACTTGATAGGCTAAGATAACTATATCTTTATTTTTGAAACTGAATAGTAGATTTTTTGACTCAATTGAACCAATTAGCTGAGGTTCACTTTTTAAGATAGAACATCCTGAGCTGAGTAAAATTAAAGATGAAATAAAAATCAACTTAATACTATTTATAATATCCATATTTATATCCTAGCTTAAAGCTTCCTCAATTTTTGTTTTATAAAGTTCTATAACTTGCGTTAAATTATGGTTTTTAATGTTAGCTTTATTATTCTTACTTAATAAACCCATACCACCATGCTGAATAGCCCAATAATCGGAGACCATTTCAGCTTGCTGTTCTAAGTTATAATCAACAAACTTTTTCGGAAGTGTCTCAACTAAGTTAGGCATTATTTTCGAAGGATATTTTTTTGTTTCGAAGATATTGTAATCATTAGGATTAGTACTCTTTAATCTGGCACATGCTTGAACTGCTCCCGCATGAATTAATACTTTTAGCTTTTTTTGGTGTTGCCAAACATGACCCATTTCATGAAGAAAAATTTTTTTAAAATCATCTGTTTCAGTACTATAATCACTTTTATATAATTTTTGCATTACATAAACATTACCATTAGGTGTCACTAAAGTATCAACATCTTGGGCATCAAACGGAAAATAACTACCTAAATATATTTTAATTTTAGAGCAATCAATACTATTTTTATATACTGATTGCACAAGTTTCACCTCACCAGCAGTAAGTGGCCGATTAGGTAGACTGATTTTTACTTCTTTGACACTCCCATTTTTTGTATTTGTGAAAATATCTGAAAGTGTTTTCTTTTGCTCATATAATGCCATAAATTAGCCTAACCTATAGTTCATCAAAGTAAATAATATTATCTTTTAAGATTAATTCAATTTCGGTAATTTGTTCTTTTCCTTCAGTATAAAATCTATCTGTTTTTCCAGTTATATCTAAATTTCCATTTTTGAAATTTTCACCAATTTTTACTCTGCAATCTATATACTTGAGTAATTCATTTGTTCCATCATTAAAAGAAATTTTTAACTGTTCATCAAACTTTTCACTCTGATTATCCTTTCCAGAATAAGGACTGCCACTTTCTCCTACAACATGAGACTGTTGTGGTTGAATAGTCGCTCCGCATGATAACTTATCACCCGCATATGCTACTGGCTTACCATCAAAAATCACATGGTCATGACTTTTAATAACTACAGACCAACACCTGCATTTAGGGCACATATGACCATCACCAGCTCTAACAAACAAGTTCCCCATCTGAGAACTTCTCGATTGTGTAGATGGAATAACTCCACCATGATCAGTAATAGCGTTGTGAATCGCAAAACCTTTAGCCATAGCCTACCCCTTAAAAATTAGTCATGACTCAAAAAGTTTTGAGGTAGGGCCTGATCTTTGTAAATTCTGATCGCAATAGTAGTATTCGGACTATCAATAATTTCATCACCATTTTCTAAGCGACTACCGACTAGAGCTACTGATAATCCCTCGACAACACATGCAGTACCAGCACCAGAGATGATCTTAGAGGTTGTACCATCTGCATAAATAACTTCATCTCCAACCCGGGCAATAGATAATCCTTTAATTTTCCCATTATTAGAAGAGGCATTAACTAAACCACCATTCTGAGATTTAGCACCATGTACAGCCACGTAGTAAATAGTATGAGGTTTATTATTCCAATAGAGCTTTTCAGCCTTAGAAATTTGTTGAATATCATTTTTTGAAAGCTTTTCTAATTGTTCAATAGGAAGGTCTTGTAAAAAAATAGGACTTGTCATTATAGTTCCTGCTCTAATTTTCAATACAATAATATCAAAAATTACTTAAACTAAAAAATAAGTTATATGTAACCATATAGGGTTAGTATCTTAGAAAATTATTTAAAATTTCAGAGTAAGTCATCTTTATGTCAATAGAATATTTCTTTATGAAAGACTCCTCCTTTAAGAGATATCTTTTAATTAGTTTAGCCTATTCATGTTAATAATCGACCATACCTATTAATGAGAATATGTATAAGAAAGTATTTGATCATCCTCATGATAGTGCCACCTTATCGCAGTTTATACGTCAATATCAATATACACCGCCACTCAGTAATTTCTAGTCACGAGTAATAATATGAAGAAAACGATATTAATATTTTTAGCACCGCTACTTTTGGTTGGCTTCAATGGATGTAAAGCATCTGAAAAAGAGGATGTAGATACATTTATTCAAAAGGACTTTA
This genomic stretch from Acinetobacter pittii harbors:
- a CDS encoding PAAR domain-containing protein, with protein sequence MAKGFAIHNAITDHGGVIPSTQSRSSQMGNLFVRAGDGHMCPKCRCWSVVIKSHDHVIFDGKPVAYAGDKLSCGATIQPQQSHVVGESGSPYSGKDNQSEKFDEQLKISFNDGTNELLKYIDCRVKIGENFKNGNLDITGKTDRFYTEGKEQITEIELILKDNIIYFDEL
- a CDS encoding PAAR domain-containing protein; protein product: MTSPIFLQDLPIEQLEKLSKNDIQQISKAEKLYWNNKPHTIYYVAVHGAKSQNGGLVNASSNNGKIKGLSIARVGDEVIYADGTTSKIISGAGTACVVEGLSVALVGSRLENGDEIIDSPNTTIAIRIYKDQALPQNFLSHD